The following proteins are co-located in the Primulina tabacum isolate GXHZ01 chromosome 11, ASM2559414v2, whole genome shotgun sequence genome:
- the LOC142519043 gene encoding serine/threonine-protein kinase D6PKL2-like: MASNYGAISADSAGSTALVTVQADKSKTLPNDLHESLEDLSYGNLDSNISSIGSDLETNEIWNFIDQEKTNGQGSVKNSSVYAKASAGANSIAKTSGSAKISDNADLVESGKSSVCRESTSSNVSNESTCSSFSSSISKPHKANDVHWTAIQATRARDGMLGLSHFRLLKRLGCGDIGSVYLAELSGTKCYFAMKVMDKTSLASRKKLLRAQTEREILQSLDHPFLPTLYNHFETDKFSCLVMEFCPGGDLHTLRQRQPGKYFSEQAVKFYVAEILLALEYLHMLGIIYRDLKPENVLVRDDGHIMLSDFDLSLRCVVSPTLVKISCLDSDPQRKNSVYCVQPACIEPSCIQPSCVIPTTCFGPRLFSSKSKKDRKPKNEVGNQVSPLPELIAEPTNARSMSFVGTHEYLAPEIIKGEGHGSAVDWWTFGIFIYELLFGKTPFKGSGNRATLFNVVGQPLRFPESPVVSFAARDLIRGLLVKEPQHRLAYKRGATEIKQHPFFEGVNWALIRCATPPEIPKPLDYERIPVPAACAKGKANACAAVKDQKGDKYLEFDFF, from the exons ATGGCCTCAAACTATGGAGCTATATCAGCAGATTCTGCTGGATCAACTGCGCTGGTGACTGTACAAGCTGATAAATCAAAAACATTGCCGAATGATCTCCATGAATCCTTGGAAGATCTGTCATATGGTAACTTAGATTCGAACATTTCTTCCATTGGATCAGATCTTGAAACAAATGAGATTTGGAATTTTATTGATCAAGAAAAGACAAATGGACAAGGAAGTGTGAAGAACAGTTCAGTTTATGCAAAAGCTAGTGCTGGAGCAAACAGCATTGCTAAAACCAGTGGCAGTGCCAAAATAAGCGATAATGCCGATCTTGTTGAGAGTGGGAAGAGCAGCGTGTGTCGAGAAAGCACAAGTAGTAACGTGAGCAATGAAAGCACGTGTAGCAGTTTTAGTAGCAGTATCAGTAAGCCCCATAAAGCAAATGATGTACACTGGACCGCCATCCAAGCTACCAGAGCGAGAGATGGCATGTTAGGGCTGAGCCATTTCAGGTTATTGAAAAGATTAGGTTGTGGAGATATTGGGAGCGTTTACCTGGCTGAGTTGAGTGGAACAAAATGTTACTTTGCCATGAAAGTAATGGATAAAACGTCCCTGGCCAGTAGAAAGAAGCTCCTTCGTGCTCAGACTGAGAGAGAGATACTGCAGTCCCTGGATCATCCCTTTCTTCCGACTCTGTACAATCATTTCGAGACCGACAAGTTTTCTTGTTTGGTGATGGAATTCTGCCCCGGAGGAGACCTACACACTCTTCGGCAGAGACAACCTGGGAAATATTTCTCCGAGCAGGCTGTGAA GTTTTACGTCGCCGAAATCTTGCTGGCTCTGGAGTATCTACACATGCTTGGGATCATCTACCGTGACCTTAAGCCAGAGAATGTCCTTGTTAGGGATGATGGACATATAATGCTCTCAGACTTTGATCTTTCACTTCGTTGCGTTGTTAGTCCAACTTTGGTCAAAATCTCATGCCTTGATTCAGATCCTCAGCGTAAAAATTCCGTGTATTGTGTCCAGCCAGCATGCATTGAACCATCCTGCATTCAGCCATCATGTGTTATTCCAACGACATGCTTCGGTCCTCGTCTCTTTTCTAGCAAATCCAAGAAAGATAGGAAGCCGAAGAATGAAGTTGGAAACCAAGTTAGCCCGTTACCCGAGCTGATTGCTGAGCCAACCAACGCTCGATCTATGTCGTTTGTTGGAACTCATGAATATCTGGCACCTGAGATCATCAAAGGTGAAGGTCATGGTAGTGCTGTGGATTGGTGGACTTTTGGGATCTTTATTTATGAGCTTTTGTTCGGTAAAACCCCTTTCAAAGGATCTGGCAATCGGGCAACATTATTCAATGTTGTTGGACAACCTCTTCGATTCCCAGAATCTCCGGTCGTCAGTTTTGCTGCGAGGGACCTGATTAGGGGCTTGCTCGTGAAAGAGCCTCAGCATCGTTTGGCCTATAAACGAGGCGCAACAGAGATAAAGCAGCACCCTTTTTTCGAAGGAGTTAACTGGGCTTTGATACGCTGTGCTACACCTCCCGAGATACCCAAGCCTCTTGACTACGAGCGAATACCTGTTCCAGCAGCATGCGCGAAGGGAAAAGCTAATGCTTGTGCTGCTGTTAAGGATCAGAAGGGTGATAAATATCTGGAATTTGATTTCTTTTAG
- the LOC142519045 gene encoding ras-related protein RABB1c-like, with product MSYAYLFKYIIIGDTGVGKSCLLLQFTDKRFQPVHDLTIGVEFGARMITIDSKPIKLQIWDTAGQESFRSITRSYYRGAAGALLVYDITRRETFNHLASWLEDARQHANPNMTVILIGSKCDLAHRRAVSTEEGEQFAKEHGLLFMEASAKTAQNVEEAFIKTAATIYKKIQDGVFDVSNESFGIKVGFGGIPGPSGGRNGSSSQGGGCCG from the exons ATGTCTTACGCCTATCTTTTCAAGTATATTATTATCGGCGATACAG GAGTGGGAAAATCATGTCTTCTTCTTCAATTTACTGACAAGCGTTTCCAGCCGGTGCATGACTTAACTATTGGAGTTGAGTTTGGAGCGAGGATGATTACTATTGACTCTAAGCCCATAAAGCTTCAAATATGGGACACG GCTGGGCAGGAGTCCTTTAGATCCATCACAAGGTCCTACTACAGAGGAGCTGCTGGTGCTCTATTAGTCTATGACATCACCAG GAGGGAAACATTTAATCACTTGGCTAGCTGGCTAGAAGATGCAAGACAGCATGCAAATCCTAACATGACAGTGATTTTGATAGGAAGCAAGTGTGATCTCGCTCACAGAAGGGCTGTTAGCACTGAAGAAGGGGAGCAGTTCGCAAAGGAACATGGATTGCTTTTCATGGAAGCATCTGCAAAAACTGCTCAAAATGTGGAGGAG GCATTTATAAAAACAGCTGCAACAATATATAAGAAAATCCAGGATGGAGTTTTTGACGTGTCAAACGAG TCTTTCGGAATAAAAGTTGGTTTTGGTGGAATACCCGGCCCATCTGGTGGCAGGAATGGTTCTTCATCTCAAGGTGGAGGTTGCTGCGGCTGA
- the LOC142519535 gene encoding uncharacterized protein LOC142519535 has product MAVSVGYLPLIFTFLVVCFSTNSIPVLSATTELATKVCKSTTIFDFCRAVIYSDPRASTADRVALAYIAFGQAYTNTTKAADQIASWIKPGDKDETQVGMKKCQRFYGWAAQSFREATGNMDSQVYGGLDRLAVMGEGYARDCEASFSGQPSPLAEMNQNLIKFSNICDAVSQLFPQDENGDLVLV; this is encoded by the coding sequence ATGGCGGTTTCTGTAGGCTATCTTCCCCTGATTTTCACCTTCCTCGTCGTCTGTTTCTCCACAAATTCAATCCCAGTCCTCTCGGCCACCACCGAATTAGCCACCAAGGTATGCAAAAGCACCACAATTTTCGACTTCTGCCGCGCAGTCATCTACTCCGATCCGCGCGCCTCAACAGCGGATCGAGTCGCTCTTGCGTACATTGCCTTCGGGCAAGCGTATACAAACACAACCAAAGCTGCGGATCAAATTGCTTCCTGGATCAAACCAGGCGATAAAGATGAAACTCAAGTCGGTATGAAAAAATGCCAGCGCTTTTACGGGTGGGCGGCTCAGTCGTTCCGTGAAGCCACGGGTAACATGGATTCGCAAGTGTATGGTGGACTGGATCGATTGGCGGTTATGGGCGAAGGGTACGCAAGAGATTGCGAAGCCAGTTTCAGTGGGCAGCCATCACCCCTGGCTGAGATGAATCAGAACTTGATTAAGTTCTCCAATATTTGTGATGCTGTTTCTCAGCTCTTTCCACAAGATGAAAATGGTGATTTAGTTCTCGTCTGA
- the LOC142519228 gene encoding uncharacterized protein LOC142519228 → MSTSGPLTIIEEDSNSVEVFNHTIDPSYIHIPLSTEATNMLFPLSILEPNALLLNRTVVPPFEFAKFKSLPRGDINWNVWVERLKKFDGGMWRKQCLYQFIQMSTTDRTFNLDLIEGAIRLWALPCNFFILPCGPMSITLQDVLHLTGLPILGNDFASLADTRDLPQLPEQYWSPSSYSQIIRSWSALKRTSPTSEERISFMWVLICKYLFCPSSGKPTMEYLALARSLSAGNVHGLGVMFLGSLYHWLNVAVNEVPLSRLNGVMWFLQM, encoded by the exons ATGTCTACCTCTGG ACCCTTGACGATCATTGAGGAGGACTCTAACTCGGTGGAAGTCTTTAATCATACCATTGATCCTTCCTATATCCATATTCCTTTATCCACCGAGGCCACCAACATGCTATTCCCTCTGTCCATCCTTGAGCCAAACGCTTTATTGCTAAATCGCACCGTTGTTCCACCCTTTGAGTTTGCCAAATTTAAATCTTTACCCAGGGGAGATATTAACTGGAATGTTTGGGTTGAGAGGTTGAAAAAGTTTGATGGGGGAATGTGGCGAAAACAGTGCCTTTACCAATTCATCCAAATGTCCACCACCGACCGTACTTTCAATCTCGACCTCATCGAGGGTGCCATCCGGCTGTGGGCACTGCCTTGTAATTTCTTCATACTCCCATGCGGCCCTATGTCCATCACTCTTCAAGATGTTTTGCATCTCACTGGTCTTCCCATTCTAGGGAACGACTTTGCTAGCCTGGCGGATACCCGTGACTTACCTCAGCTCCCTGAACAGTATTGGAGCCCTTCTTCCTACTCTCAGATTATCAGGTCCTGGAGCGCTCTCAAGAGGACTTCCCCTACCAGCGAAGAACGTATATCCTTTATGTGGGTACTGATATGTAAGTATCTTTTTTGTCCTTCTTCTGGTAAGCCGACTATGGAATATCTGGCCCTTGCCAGGTCCCTGAGCGCTGGAAATGTACACGGTCTTGGTGTGATGTTCTTGGGATCACTCTACCATTGGTTGAATGTTGCCGTGAATGAAGTGCCCCTCTCTAGACTTAATGGGGTCATGTGGTTTCTTCAGATGTAG
- the LOC142519190 gene encoding putative E3 ubiquitin-protein ligase EDA40 — protein MGGGGGCAPWKFKKAAKRIFVQTCGSFCQSPQSHVLDASVAPSRFFDSPDYAIPRGNQKRNFSCKKVSSEISERVDSSSSPSSNKNLCAICLDPLNYSSGNSPGKAIFTAQCSHAFHFACIASNVRHGSVTCPICRAQWTQLPRNLNTRCSIHYNKTDPVLRIIDDSIANSRVHRRSFLRSARYDDDDPVEPDHTSDQPRLQLSLLTASLLPPSFNSCSCQDSGTSSCHYCRIPSNHVSGSSSMAGSPLAAHIFPSTGAETPPFLCSPNNGAYLRVRSSHQPATDLVLVTSPNGPHLRLMKQSMALVVSSLRPIDRLAIVTYSSAASRVFPLRRMTSYGKRTALQVIDRLFYTGQADPMEGLEKGVKILGDRVHKNPRSCILHLADTPLRSYHQFDMEILVRVFHMGFGFGASNGFVMHEFEEFLARTLGGAIKDIQLRIGKSSRIVSIGELRGGEERNLPLYLGESGHVSVEYSYIDGGEEGECVRRGEIVVHLEDKRENMDGHVPVDGRISSAESWDYHDPFMARRWAKHLHGYRL, from the exons ATGGGCGGAGGAGGTGGCTGTGCCCCGTGGAAATTCAAGAAAGCGGCCAAGAGAATATTTGTGCAGACGTGTGGTTCTTTCTGCCAGAGTCCACAATCCCATGTTCTTGATGCATCTGTCGCCCCCAGT CGATTTTTTGATTCACCCGATTATGCTATCCCACGGGGGAATCAAAAGAGGAATTTTTCTTGCAAGAAGGTCTCCTCAGAGATCTCGGAGCGAGTTGATTCAAGCTCAAGCCCTTCTTCTAATAAG aacttgtgcgCAATATGTCTTGATCCGTTGAATTACAGCTCAGGTAACAGTCCTGGGAAGGCTATATTCACAGCTCAATGCTCCCATGCATTCCATTTTGCTTGCATCGCTTCCAATGTACGGCACGGTAGTGTCACCTGCCCCATTTGTCGTGCTCAATGGACACAGCTACCACGCAACCTTAATACCCGGTGTTCCATCCATTACAACAAGACTGACCCAGTTTTACGAATCATCGACGACTCCATAGCCAATTCTCGGGTTCACAGGCGATCCTTTCTGCGTTCTGCACGTTATGATGATGACGATCCAGTCGAACCTGACCACACAAGCGATCAACCCCGCCTTCAACTCTCTCTTTTGACTGCCTCTCTGCTTCCACCAAGCTTCAATTCGTGCTCATGTCAAGATTCTGGAACTAGTTCTTGCCACTATTGCAGGATTCCGTCTAATCATGTATCCGGGTCATCATCAATGGCAGGTTCACCTCTTGCTGCACATATTTTTCCGTCAACGGGGGCAGAAACTCCTCCCTTTTTGTGCTCCCCAAACAATGGAGCTTATCTTCGCGTGAGATCATCACATCAGCCTGCAACTGACTTGGTCTTAGTGACGAGCCCAAATGGGCCACACCTGAGGCTTATGAAGCAATCCATGGCATTGGTTGTTTCCTCGTTACGTCCTATTGATCGTTTAGCCATCGTCACTTACTCTTCTGCAGCATCAAGAGTCTTTCCTCTTAGGCGCATGACTTCTTATGGTAAACGAACTGCATTACAAGTCATTGATCGTTTGTTCTATACGGGGCAAGCAGACCCAATGGAAGGGCTCGAGAAAGGAGTGAAGATACTTGGAGATCGTGTCCACAAGAACCCAAGATCTTGTATTCTGCACCTCGCAGACACCCCATTAAGATCCTACCACCAGTTTGACATGGAAATCCTGGTTAGAGTATTCCACATGGGTTTCGGCTTTGGTGCCTCAAATGGCTTCGTCATGCATGAATTTGAGGAATTTCTGGCGAGAACATTGGGAGGCGCAATCAAAGATATCCAGTTGAGGATTGGGAAAAGCTCAAGGATTGTTAGTATTGGAGAGCTGAGAGGCGGTGAAGAGAGGAATCTTCCTCTGTATCTAGGTGAATCGGGACATGTAAGCGTGGAGTATAGCTACATTGATGGTGGAGAAGAAGGCGAATGTGTAAGAAGGGGTGAAATTGTTGTGCATTTGGAGGATAAAAGAGAGAATATGGATGGTCATGTCCCCGTAGATGGAAGGATTAGCAGTGCAGAGAGTTGGGATTACCATGATCCTTTCATGGCTAGAAGGTGGGCCAAGCATTTGCATGGCTATAGGctgtaa